The genomic DNA TCACAGCCATGCGTGTGCGCGGTGGACTCCAGGGCGAACGACGGCTCGTGCACCATGATGTCCCCCTTGGAGGTCGTGGACCACAGGGCCTGCCTGGAGGGCGGTCCGGCGATCCCTCGAAACTCGCAGCAACAGTCGGACAACAGGGACAGCTGGGGACGCAGGACAATGCTGTCAGCAGAGGGAATCATGGGAACTTTAGCGGTAAGATCAGATCTAGGCTACAGGGGTCAGCTTTGAAGGCCAGTTTTGTCTACTGTTACCCAGTGGTTCAGGTCCTGCTCAGCGTGCGCCGTCAGGATCAGGGGCCACCTCTGTTTGGTCCGTTCAGGCGTGTACACGGCGAAGGCGAAGTGTCCGTCTCGCAGCAGCGGAACCAGCGCCGTCACTTCGTTCACAAACACCTGAAGGTACTGAAAGTAAAGAGAAGCGCTCTTCAGGCGGGTCGCCGGGctcgcgtgcacgtgcgcgccaCACATTTGCTCTCGCAGCGGAACCGACCTTTTTCTCATCGTACTGTGTGTAGTAGACGAAGAAAATACTGTCCTTCCTGCCGTCGGAGCCGGTGGACTGCTCGAGGGCGACGCCCACGTCCGCCCAGCGCTGGGGCTTCCAGTCCCTCCACCAGCGCAGCGCGCCCTTGCGGACCCACACCGACTGCACGGAGACATGTGTGTGAGCTCGGAGGGAGGACGGCATCTCCCAGCGACCGCTGGGTCTTACGTTGCTCCGCTCCAGCGGCTTCCGGCTGATCTCGTCTCTGCgctccggctgctgctgctgatcgcTCCAGGCGGTGGACTGGACCGGCGTCagggacagggagctggtgAGGGGACCTGGTCCCAACAACAGAGATGAGGGTTATCTCTGCACGAGACGGGGACACACGGTTGTCGAGACGACACAGATATACACGCAGAAGCTTGAATACGGCCACGTTTGTGGCGGCGGAATCATCGTACGGGTTCTGAAGGTACCTGTGGGGCTCAGCCAGCTGGTCTGAGACTCCGCATCCACTTCGCAGCCGCCGCCGGAAATCCAGGCCCACACTGGCCCGTCTGTTTCTCCGACAGCCTGGGACGTCTCCAGCGTCCCCAGGGCGTAGCTGGCGGCTCCATCGGCTGGAGACGCTCCCGCCTCCCGCCCGCTCTGACTTGCTTCCGCGCCCTCCAGATCCACGTTCATCCACGGGATGTTGTGCGCCTCGGGGTCGGGGGTGGCCAGCACCGGAGCGGGAGACGGCTCCTCGGCTTCCTCCAGGATGGACGCCTGTGGTGTGGAGGCCTTGTCGCGGTCCGACACCAGACTGTTGATGAAGCTGTCACTCGTGGGGATGAACGGCTTGGGAGCCTCCGAGGGAGGGTCTGAACCGGCGGTGGGCGGGGACTCGTCGGGTCCCGCTAGAGGGACCACGGAGGGGGACGCTGCCTCCAGGACGGGGGTCTCATTCCTGATGGGTTGCATTCCGGTCAGACCCACGTCCGAGTCCGAGTCCGAGCAgctcaggagaggagggggcgtggcctgagTCACATGACCCGCACACTTGCTCCTATTCCAAAGAGACACATGTGACTCCAACCAACCTGGTTCATAGAATAAGCTGAATTCTCACACTGACCTGGGACCTGGATCCTTCCTGGGTCCCCACTGGGCAGAGACGGGAATCCAGCCGTTCCCGCTGGGCTCAGACAGGGTCACGCCCATCCTGAAGTAGAGACCGCGGTCCTCACCAACAGCCCACACCTGACAGACACAACAACAGGCGCTGACTGCAGATGTGTCAACAGTTTGATTTACACTTTTCCGCGGCAGACGAGGCAGAAAAAACAGAGAAGTTGACTTAAATCCCGTCACTGAGCCACCGGCGCCGCTGCTCTGTCAGGTCAAATAAGGCAAGGCCGTTCACAAGCCGGCTCCATATTTACAACCCCGAACATGAAATGTGGGATATGGTGATGGCGGCTTGCCCAGCTTCTAATTAGAGAATGGCCCATATGTCAGGCCAGGAGGGACGTCgtctgggatggggggggggggggctgctgccgGGACGCTGGCCGCCACAGTGGGACGCACTCATGTTACAGGGCAGTGACTTTGCAGACTCCCCCGACAACGCCGCCAAGGGTGAAGTGGGTAAGAAGGTTCATGCCTGGGTGCAATAAGTAAATGTAGTAAAGTGGGAGGAGCCAAAAGGTCACATGGTTCTACAGCAATCGCCTGAATTTCAGAATAAGCTTTAGATGCACAAGTGTGGCACCGCAGTCAGGCTCTAAATGATGAACTCTGGAATATTCCTACACGTGGTATCCATGGAAACCAGGTTTAGCACCAATACACATGTCATTAGAACGCCATTAAGTTTCAAATATGGCCCTAGTGGGTTTCTATGCATCTACATCAGCCTGAATCCAGATAAGAATCATTTTGTTGCATCAACAGCTACTCATCCAAACTTTACAATCACAAGATTATGAACCACTGAGACATCTTTGAACCTGATCGTTGAGTCCAACATCCACCATCAGCATCTCCCCTCCGATGCTGATCCAGCCAGAGCCGCAGGGGTTGTGGGAGTTCACGCCGCGTCTGAACCACACcttgaaacacacacagtcgcGTGTCAAACACAccgcgagcagcagcagcagcagctgtagttctttttcttctttgactcACCTTATAGTCTTTCGTGACCACCCAGACCACGCTAACGCCGACCGCCACATGGAGCGCTTCCACTTTGGTTCCTGGAGACTCGACCTCGACCCACGACGTGCCTGgaagaagacagaaaatacTGACTGTCACCCTTTAAACAACCccaataaaaagaagaaattgtTAAATGAACACGACACAGGTGGTCTACAGACCAGTTGGACTATCCAGGCTGAGGCCAGTACGGACCAGTAGGTTCCCGTCCCACAGCACGGCCCACAAAAGGTCTCCCGGGCCGGCCGATAACTGAGCCACCTCCTTGGGCGtctccacttcctcccagcTGGAGCCTTCTGGGACACGGGGGTAGATGCCCTCTCTGAACCACACCTAAAGTGTGAAAGTGTCATCCTTACTTTACAAATCACATAAAAAAGCAAATAACATGACAGCTGAACAGGAAATTACATGGGATCGTGCTTCCATCTAGTGGTGAAATACATAATAGATCACGCTATTATACAGTAGTGTGACTGAAAACTTTAGATGAATTGTTAGTAAAGGACGTTGGACTTTACATGTTTGACAaattctgaaccacataactgggGGTCACTGACCTGGCCTTGTTGGGACACCCCCCACAGGTAGGGATACCTCCCAGACTGGTCACTCATCTCCCAACCACCACAGCTTATGTCACAGAGGGGCAGCAGGGGTTTCTTTGGGTTGTCCAGAGGAATCTACGGGGAGGCAGTCAGATGTTTCTAGTGATCATCATTATGGCGCAGTGAGGCAGAGACGGTGCAAACCTTGGCCCAGGTGCCCTGGGCGATGTATCTCCTGTAGCGGATCCACCGCCTGCGACGCACACAAGAGTTCCACTTCTTATCCGGAGAGAAGTTGGCTGGAAAATCCACTGCGTATTCCCAGCCCTGAGGAGAGTTACAGGAAGAATGAGGgcataaaaaagaggaaagagagcTGTGCACGTGTTTAGTTTCTTACCCCACCCTGACTGGGCTCTCCCCCACAGCACTGATCCACATACCAGTCCCCCTCCCAGTCCCAGCTGCGGGACGGCAGCTCAAAACTGTGCAGCGGCTGGGGGTTCAGCCCGGTGACGTCGCTCCACGGCCAGCGGTCGGTGGGCAGCAGAACGTCAGTGAAGCCGTCGACAGGGTTCCACCTCTGGCGACAAAGATTCAGCACCTCAAACATCAGCACCCACCACCTCCCGAACCGCCGTGCGGCTGAGGCCTGACCTGGTTCTCGTAGGCCTCCTCGCGGTAGCGGATGGAGGTCTCGCTGGGCATCATGTTGAGGTAAACACGGTGGTCACAGCCGATGCCCCAGCAGCGGCCCTTCCCTGCAGAGACCcgcttcagctccagcagcatgtCGTCAGCACGCACCCACTGCTGGCCGGCCGTAGACAGGCTGTACACCCGGCCGTACACGTCCACGGCCCACAGCAGCGTGATCGGCATGGTGACCCCTGCGCAGAGAGCGCACGGCAGTCAGTTCAAAAGTGCTGAATTGGAGTGTTACTGGTGTATTTAAAAAATAgcacagaaatgtgtgtttttttaaaattaaaaagctTGTTTACTATATTTTACTTTTGACAATATACTATTAAAATGATAACCCATCAAATCTCTCGTTTTACTTGTGCCAAATATTATTGAAAAACTATGACTTTAAAACACGTTGACGTGATTAAGAAAAAATACTGAAATTAGGTTAGAATGATTTTTAGAATCAATTTTTAGAATCATTTTATCAATGATTTTTAATATCCAAGAGGCATTATTGTACAATATCAAATGATCTTCAGTGTTTAAACAACTGAATTACTGAGAACAGATTTATTTCAATAATCTAATTCTGAATCTATGATTTTCGAGTTGGGTTCCTCCTAAAATAAAGAGTATAATATTTAAGCAAATTGCTCTGAAGGCACTAAAACGATGTTTTAATCTGAAAATTACCGGAAGTTCTATTATGTGTGTTGTTGCATAACTTGGCGTTAGCTTCATCGACTGATACTAATCCGCTCCAACGTTGACAGTCGGTTATTTTAAGAATTCAAAACAAATGTGGAAGGAGGCGAAACAGACCGGCAGCTGGAAATaaccaaaaaccaaaataatcagAATTAAACAGGAAAATGTTCGCAATAAATGTGTTTCGCTGCAGTTTTCTAGAATATACTACAGCTGATTACCTGAATGTTGGTATCCGATCTGCAGTGGTCAAGGGAAGAGCACGTGACATCAGGTGCACGAGCCGACAGCTGTCGACCCATTCAACATGTTCATTCACATCAACGCAGCGCAGCGTAATAAAGCACCGAGGCGGGAGGGACGCCGCAAAGGTGGTAATCTGTTCTCTGTGGCCGCCGGCCCAGCCGCAGACCGCCCGCAAACACCCGCACTGTCACCACAAACGCGTCTGCGGTGCGAAAGCTAGCCGCATCCCGGCCCAGAGACGCTGTTTTCGGAGCAAAGGAATGTCCTGTCCCACTCTCGAGCCCACAACAGGAAATGGACGCAGCGCGGCTTCTGATTGGCCGACGCTCTGCGCGAGCACCGGGTCGCGCTCTCCCATTGGTTGGACCGCAGGCGCGTGTGACCGTAGACGGCGGCAGGTGAGCTACGCGCATATTTCAATAATTTAGTCAGCGACGTATCAATTATTAAAGCGTTAGGTATGGTTTTACACGTTTGGCTACGGcgtatttaaataaaagattgtTGCTCTGTTGAAAAACATCGGCTTTAATTACACTCAACCGCTATTTCCAGAAGTTAATGACAAGACTCCTCCGAGAACATTGGAAATAAAAGGCTACATGAGGAAGTTATGACAATCTTAGAGTTACATTTTTGAATTTGGATTATTGTGTTAGTCTCTTAATCGTCACCAGTACGATAATCAACAAGAGAGACAACCAAGCTGAGGAGATCAGTAACTTGGACTAACATCCTTAAACATAAAATTGATTTTAACCTTGAATGTTATAATTtcggaataaataaatacctttAAATAAATACCCTATAGCCATTAAGCTGTCGGCCCTGCTTAAGCGTTTTgaaaagggggcggggcttcaggaAAGACGTTCGTTTCTGTGTTATTGAACATTTACCGCCTGGTGTCACTAAAtcgctttattttttttttaacaaacgaATATTTTcaggaggaaacaaaaaaataataaccgCACTTTCTCTAcggtgtggattttttttttgcttgttttaatATTCATGTTCCGCATCGCAGCCCGCATCACTTTCACGTGGATCAGAATTTAAGGCCCCAATAGTGAAACTTACATAACGTGAACGGCAGCGGTTACGTAAGTCCACAAAAACGGCCTAAAACATTCACATCTTGCAATTTATAACCTAAAGGTTCAGGCGCGAGGAAGGAGCCGCATCATGTCAACAGCTGACCGCCGCGCGCGCGGCGCGCGTCTTCCGCCCGTCGCAGTGCTCCTCGTGCAGGCAGTGCTCCTCGTGCAGGCAGTGCTCCTCGTGCAGGCAGTGCTCCTCGTGCAGGCAGTGCTCCTCGTGCAGGCAGTGCTCCTCGTGCAGGCGCGCGTTATTTGCGTGCTCTGCCGCTTTAAGAAGCCTTCCGGTGCGCAGAGGCGCTACAGCAGCGCATCACATGATTCTTCTCTTGTGACAATCCAGACAGAAAGAGACCAAAAAAAGCGTACCTGACTTCCACTCGAGTTTCGGGCCGAGGCGATGACAGATGACCGCCGCGTCGGTGCCTGAGGACCAAGCCTGAAGCTGGAAATGGTGTTAAGTTGAACATTCCCGGGAGGACTCGGCTCATTGCTGCCTTTCAACGAGACGTTCGGTGAAGACTTTGTGGCCGCGCCGTCGGGGACAAAGTTGGCGCATGGAGAGGGACGAAGTTTCCTTCTGGCGCAGCgtcctttctttgtttttccgcGGGGCTTCGCTGATACCAGCGGCCGGACTCCACTTCTGAGGCCGAGTTTAGTCAAGTTGACCGCGGGGATCTAGACTCGTTCGATCTGCGGAGATGGTGGACAACAAACCTCTCCTCCCGGACAGACCTCCCGCCTACAACACCGTCCCTGGCGCTTACGAGTACGGCCCGCAACAGCCCGGCTATGGGTCGATACCCCCGCCCGCCCCGCCGCCCTACGCGTACCCCGACCCTCAAGGTAAGACAAGCCGTGGGAGTCGCTCCCCAGCCGGGTACAGGTGTCGGCCCTGCCCGGCGCCAGCCCCAAATCTGGTGGCTTTGATTCGGCCTTATTAATGCCGAACTGATAAACCTTATTAGCCAAATCTCCGAGGGTAACATCCCCCCAAGCATTAGTTTGTTTTATCATCCGCGCACGCGCAGTTTGATAACAGTTTTGTTGAAATTTGGGGCAGGAAAAAGCCCAAATCCCAAACAGAAAGTAAACGGGCCCTCTCCTTTCTTGAAAGTTGCACgtgatttcctgtttgttgctCTCTGAGGTTGCAGCAACAACCGCGGCACTGTTGTCAGACCTGGGTCACATGTTATTGTCGTTTGTGACACCAAACTGCAGCCTGTCACAACTCCCACGTCTTAGATTTCACACTCGGattgtggtcatgtgacaatAATCTGGTCGCGTTTCCAGACCGAATTCATGAGAAAAGTGTTGCCGATTGAGTCCCATTTCCTCTTTGAGCCTCTAAGGACTGTTCGTCTCTCCCCCAAAATGTCCATGCTTTGTCACCTGTGCTTAAATAACGTGCGCACCCTTTCTACCGCAGGTTACCCATCAGCGCAGACGGTTCCCGCCGTGTCCCAGCAGCCGTATCACGGCACCTACGCCATCATCCAGCCgtcggtggtggtggtggggggctgCCCCGCCTGCAGGTGAGGAGACAGCGGCGCCGCTGTGGTTTGTTCCTCTTTAAGCGTTTGGAATCAGTAACTCGGTGCGTCAGTCACAATGTTCATGAGTCAACGTCCCGCCAGTCAGATGACCTCGGCCTCAGACATGTGACGAGGTGGCGGTTGGTCACGGCCACGCTGGGGGCCGGGGGCAAAGGTCACGGATTTTCTCAGCGCCAGCGGTTGTAAATGTTGACGCAATATGGTTCATTCCAGGAACGAAAGGTAGATTAAGAGCACGGATGTGTACTTTTGGTCCCGAAAGCTTTAGCCTCGTCTGCTCGGACACACGGCGCCCGGCGCTGCCACTGTACCCGGGCGGCTCAGGGGACGGGAGAATTGACTTCATTACACATCTAAACGTAAACTAAGCCCAGATCATCTCAGTATAATCTAATCTCACCGTCAAAGGGACCTTTCAGCTCCCATTTGCTCAGGATGTGCGCGCTGCAGTCATGAGACGCCGTGACTTCGGTTAAAAGCGGCGGCGAGACGCCGACTTCACCGCGTGTTTCTTCACGccgtgtcgggggggggggccaccGATGTGTCAAATTAGATATAAATGAGGTTTGGAAAAGCTCCGCGGCGTCTGCAGCGAGGCTCAGCCTGACCGTTAAAACGAGGAAGTCGGCGATGAGGAAAACCGAGCCGTGATGTCAGGATGTGGTTCTTTTCACCTGCTTGTGTTTGATCACATGGTAACCATGACGATGCTGTTCCACCTGCAGGGTCGGCGTCCTGGAGGACGACTTCACCTGCCTGGGAATCCTGTGtgccatcttcttcttccccctggggctcctcttctgcttcgCGCTGCGCCAGCGACGGTGTCCCAACTGTGGCGCCACCTTCGGGTAGACGGACCAAAGCGCGGCCGGCGCTCCCACGGGGACGCGGCCACATTCCCGCGGTCCTGTCCGTTTGACCTTTGTACCGCCGTTGTACGTGCTGCTGTTGCCACTTCAGTCATGCGTCACTTATGATCAAGTTATTACGTTTAGTCCTGCGCGAAGAACTCTGCTTTTGCCTCCCGGTGTCGTCCGTGCCTTCGCGGACCCGCGAGGAGGTCGCGTTCAGCCTAATCGAGGCGCGGCCGTGtatccttttctttattttgctggaACTTTGCGTCGTTTTTGGCTAATAATGAGGTCACGCCAGGAGGTCCGGACCGTACCGGAGCCCAGATTTAAGCAATAACGTTGAAGCTGCTCGTCTTCAGATTCCTCCCTTCACCTGTTAAGTCGAGGGCTGATGCGTCTCTGTCGGCAACGCCGTGAACAACTGTCCCAGTTCGGACCCGGGACACCTCAGTCAGAAGACCtgagcattttttttacattttttttttggcgggGTGGGCATATTTGCACTGATCATGCTGATTATTCTGCTGATTATCCCTCAGGTATTTCCGGTCTGTCCCCCTCTCACCTGCTCTGACAGGACTCGGGCCTTTGATGCTTAAAGGAACACAGGAAACGGGCCGAGATGACCAGTCGTGTGTAGTCTCTGCATCTGTGATCTCAGTACTCCACTCTGGTCCCATTCCTCCGAATCAGACAATCGAGCATGAGTGCGTCCACGTGTGTGCCGTGCGTCTGCGTCTTCCATCCCAGGAAATGTTCTGTTGGAGAACAAACTGTCTGAACATCACACACGCTCTCATCACCGATCGAGGCTCTTTCCACCACTGACTAAAAGAGAATCCTGCttcttcctgattttttttttcttcccctccctcatctGTAAACACGCTCAATAATACTCAATTTCTATACATTTATCGACAAAGTAAACATATCGAGATTTaagaaataaatcatttatttttcatacaACTATCCATGACCTAACGTGTGATAATCAACCCGTCGCCGCGGTGACGAGGCACTGGCCACCGTTTAAAGAATGTAAAGGTAAACTTTTGGTTTACGGTTTATGTCATTAAAGCTGTAATCTGGTTTTCTGTCTCGAACCTCTTTATTAACGTCCATCTGGGGGAAATGGCCTAATTTTATTACTCGTGTATATGAAATTAAAACGGGCGACAGCAGTGCTGTTGAAATCACCGTCAGAGCCGTTATGGACGACTTCACTGTCGCCAGGAGATACTAAAAGGCCTGAAAAGCTCATTTCTAGGTCAAGACTGAGCTTCAAAGCAGCTGAATCCAGGAACCGAGTTctgaagatgaggaaaaaacCCCGGCTGGGTCACCTGAGGGAGGGTGTGAGATGTCCCGATGGGCTCGGGAAGATCGCGGCTGAGGTGTCCCAGCACATCCATGGATGTCTCTCATGTACTTCAGTGATGCTTTAATATCCTACAGGCAGCATTGTTCCTGTTCAACTCCCTGTTGGCAGCTCTTCCCGAGCTCTTCCAGACCTGCCTGGAGCTCCATATTTTATCCAGATTGTTCAATGTTATAAAGTTGATCCCAAGGCTCAGACCCAGATGAAACTTTCCTGCCTCAATACCAACTATGATCAAGAAATTAGCCTATCAATAAAACCCTTCTTTTCCCGGTGGATTTAGTCAGTTCAGCTTTTCTGGACAAAATTTGTATCTCCGGATGGAGAAAAAGGggctaaaaaaacaaagaaagatatACCATGCTGTGTTACGATTTGTAAAGTTTATTCATGTTTTCTTGTGATGAAAATTCAGTGATATAAAAAAGTTccaaatattgtaaatatgaCTTAAAGTGAATTTATTTTTCATGATCTGTTCACTAGGGTCTTGAAAAGTTTCTGTTTCCCCTGACAAAGGTCTGGGTATCACCTAGGTTTGTGTTTAATGCTGTTTTTTACAATATAATTTCTTCAAAAAGTTGTTAGACAGAAAGcgacagagggacacagagggcaGTGGTTTTATtgtgtgctgcttttattacattatGCTGGTTTATTGTGACTGAAAGCTGACGTTAGtgcagaggagtgtgtgtgtgtgtgtgtgtgtgtgtgtgtgtggaggacggacttttttgttccttttgccATCACCTTCAGTGATGTTACTAAAAACATTCGAGACAGAATAACAGACTACAGCTTTAAGGCAAATGATTTGTCTCCACAGTTGTAAAAAACAGGTAAATCACGTGATACATATATGACGTGATCAATTCAGACACGATTTAAGGGCTTGTAGGTGAAATGGAGAGATCCTCTATGATACAGTCTTTAACTATGGCAACAGAAGGTACCTTTAAAACAAGCAACGGCAACCGTATAAATACGTGTCCAACAAGATCCGATTGgttttctgctccttttgtcGACTGCAGCGTGGGCACGGAAATATCAATACCACAGCCACAAAAATAGtcatggggggaaaaacaaaaatagatcCATCTTAAATATGAGCCTCTGCGGTGTAAAATGTTCCTAAATACTCAGGTGAGTTTCTGCAACAGTAATCACAGGTTTCACTTCTGGTTCAGTTCAGAAGCTGCACGAGGGCGCACGGAGGACGGGAGGAATGGAGGCCTGCAGAGATGGGACCGGTCAGATAATCGGTGCGGAGCGGTCGTTGGTGACGGTTGGACGTAGCCTGACTGTGGCGAACGGGTTCCCTCCCCTGTGAGAATTAGAGCAGAGCTGAGTGTGTGGCACaaagaggctgtgtgtgtgtgtgtgtgtgtgtgtgtgtgtgtgtgtgtgtgtgtgtaacttaCACTAGGTAAGCAGGAGGTGGTCTTGATACACCGTTCGCTTGGTTTGCCTGTTGAAAAGACAGACAATCATGAAAAGCCTTCCCCAGACTCTGCTGCTGACGGCGGCTTCATGAATGAGCGTCGAGTCTGGGAAAGTTTCATCacgggagagtgtgtgtggaatCTGAAACATCTGGAAATTCCAGTCTATCCACTCATAATGACTCCGAGATTGTTCCTGGCAGGAGGATTAGTCTGTTAATGACTGCAGCGTCCGAACATTAACAGTTGcgcaacattaaaaaaaaaaaaaaaagtggtgcaGATCTAATACTGTGAATCATCCTGCAGTACCCAGGAGGCTCCGCTAGAGAGCAGAAGAGGGTCACTGCACGGGTTTTACTGGTACGTCCCCTCATTTCAGTGTTTAACATCTGTTCTCACACCACAGATGTTTGCAATGAAAACGCCATAGCAACAATCATTTACTGATCTGCGTGTCTATAAATAGCATGTGAACAATGCTGATTTAAAGCTCGGCCAGGTTCTGCTCTGGTGAACGTTCGGTATCAACGCTCGGCTCTTACGTTCACTATCTTTTCCTCAGTCCAGGACTCTAAACCAGTGAGGGTGCATTTTTCAGTTGTGATGGTGCATtccagcattttttttctctccatcttcccaTCTTCAACTTTAACAGGACCAACAAGACTCAAACCACCTAATGATTATCAACCCAGCAACCCGCACAAGGGAGCAGAAAAGTGACGCAGTGCAAGCGCACGCCAACAATAATGATGCTGCAGGTCTAACTagcacccacccactcatccaggAGCTCAACACAAACCAACTTTGTCCCCAACACACATCTACTCagatccgtgtgtgtgtattctcaGAAGAGGTTGCAGCCACTGGAAGCTACACTTTCCTGGAAGGGACTTATTTACCGTcaaaacacacagaggctggAGACGGATGAATACTGCGGATGATGGTGACGGAAGTGCAGAGATGGGAGAAACTGAAAGAATGTAAAGCAGGTGGGTATCAGGTTCACCCGGAGAGGAATTCCACCAGTCTGTGGTGGATGCGTGGGACAAGTGGCTCCACCAGGGCACAAACAGCTGGTGGGGCAACCTGACCCTCAGACCTTTGCCAGAACAGTCAGACAATCTTTACGCTATGATGAAAGGTGTAAAAGATGAAACATGCCATGGGGAACGTGAGAAGCTACCGGTGGCAGGTGTGTTTACATTGATTTCCATTGTGTAATGAGGTGGATCAAAAAAAAGCATTCATGGAGGAAAACCACCGGACTGGCTGATGCTTTGCATGGCATGCAAAAGTGGAACGTTTGCAAACTAATGACTCCCGACAAGAAGCAAAGATGGCAGACAGTAGCGTGTAAGCCCATGGAAACGTGTCTGGAGCGGtcaggaagagctgcagctg from Takifugu rubripes chromosome 5, fTakRub1.2, whole genome shotgun sequence includes the following:
- the tecpr1b gene encoding tectonin beta-propeller repeat-containing protein 1 isoform X1 produces the protein MPITLLWAVDVYGRVYSLSTAGQQWVRADDMLLELKRVSAGKGRCWGIGCDHRVYLNMMPSETSIRYREEAYENQRWNPVDGFTDVLLPTDRWPWSDVTGLNPQPLHSFELPSRSWDWEGDWYVDQCCGGEPSQGGGWEYAVDFPANFSPDKKWNSCVRRRRWIRYRRYIAQGTWAKIPLDNPKKPLLPLCDISCGGWEMSDQSGRYPYLWGVSQQGQVWFREGIYPRVPEGSSWEEVETPKEVAQLSAGPGDLLWAVLWDGNLLVRTGLSLDSPTGTSWVEVESPGTKVEALHVAVGVSVVWVVTKDYKVWFRRGVNSHNPCGSGWISIGGEMLMVDVGLNDQVWAVGEDRGLYFRMGVTLSEPSGNGWIPVSAQWGPRKDPGPRSKCAGHVTQATPPPLLSCSDSDSDVGLTGMQPIRNETPVLEAASPSVVPLAGPDESPPTAGSDPPSEAPKPFIPTSDSFINSLVSDRDKASTPQASILEEAEEPSPAPVLATPDPEAHNIPWMNVDLEGAEASQSGREAGASPADGAASYALGTLETSQAVGETDGPVWAWISGGGCEVDAESQTSWLSPTGPLTSSLSLTPVQSTAWSDQQQQPERRDEISRKPLERSNVRPSGRWEMPSSLRAHTHVSVQSVWVRKGALRWWRDWKPQRWADVGVALEQSTGSDGRKDSIFFVYYTQYDEKKYLQVFVNEVTALVPLLRDGHFAFAVYTPERTKQRWPLILTAHAEQDLNHWLSLLSDCCCEFRGIAGPPSRQALWSTTSKGDIMVHEPSFALESTAHTHGCDLMFWRQVPGHLRCVESNSLGLVWGIGWDGTAWVFSGRHGQQPAPAQEAPLHQQTDVRNVHVYENQRWNPLTGYTDKGLPTDRPMWSDESGLKECTKGNTPPPSPQWSWVSEWAVDVGVPGGTDKEGWQYAADFPATFHGHKTLKDFVRRRRWTRKCRITPGGPWQQVPPLHLSDVSLMPCLAQSRMEQVPVWAISEKGDVLCRLGVSPQNPPGSSWLHVGTDQPFKSISIGGACQVWAIARDGAVFYRGSVSQQNPAGECWYHIPPPPRQMLRQLSVGRTSVFAVDENGNLWYRQGLTPSYPQGSTWELVSNNVTKVSVGPLDQVWTVAESIPGFPTETPGAVCHRLGVGPMQPRGQSWDYGVGGGWEHISVRGNSVEAPRTRHPPAASPRSPLPPQRPAQVNGNAGGV
- the tecpr1b gene encoding tectonin beta-propeller repeat-containing protein 1 isoform X2 — encoded protein: MPITLLWAVDVYGRVYSLSTAGQQWVRADDMLLELKRVSAGKGRCWGIGCDHRVYLNMMPSETSIRYREEAYENQRWNPVDGFTDVLLPTDRWPWSDVTGLNPQPLHSFELPSRSWDWEGDWYVDQCCGGEPSQGGGWEYAVDFPANFSPDKKWNSCVRRRRWIRYRRYIAQGTWAKIPLDNPKKPLLPLCDISCGGWEMSDQSGRYPYLWGVSQQGQVWFREGIYPRVPEGSSWEEVETPKEVAQLSAGPGDLLWAVLWDGNLLVRTGLSLDSPTGTSWVEVESPGTKVEALHVAVGVSVVWVVTKDYKVWFRRGVNSHNPCGSGWISIGGEMLMVDVGLNDQVWAVGEDRGLYFRMGVTLSEPSGNGWIPVSAQWGPRKDPGPRSKCAGHVTQATPPPLLSCSDSDSDVGLTGMQPIRNETPVLEAASPSVVPLAGPDESPPTAGSDPPSEAPKPFIPTSDSFINSLVSDRDKASTPQASILEEAEEPSPAPVLATPDPEAHNIPWMNVDLEGAEASQSGREAGASPADGAASYALGTLETSQAVGETDGPVWAWISGGGCEVDAESQTSWLSPTGPLTSSLSLTPVQSTAWSDQQQQPERRDEISRKPLERSNSVWVRKGALRWWRDWKPQRWADVGVALEQSTGSDGRKDSIFFVYYTQYDEKKYLQVFVNEVTALVPLLRDGHFAFAVYTPERTKQRWPLILTAHAEQDLNHWLSLLSDCCCEFRGIAGPPSRQALWSTTSKGDIMVHEPSFALESTAHTHGCDLMFWRQVPGHLRCVESNSLGLVWGIGWDGTAWVFSGRHGQQPAPAQEAPLHQQTDVRNVHVYENQRWNPLTGYTDKGLPTDRPMWSDESGLKECTKGNTPPPSPQWSWVSEWAVDVGVPGGTDKEGWQYAADFPATFHGHKTLKDFVRRRRWTRKCRITPGGPWQQVPPLHLSDVSLMPCLAQSRMEQVPVWAISEKGDVLCRLGVSPQNPPGSSWLHVGTDQPFKSISIGGACQVWAIARDGAVFYRGSVSQQNPAGECWYHIPPPPRQMLRQLSVGRTSVFAVDENGNLWYRQGLTPSYPQGSTWELVSNNVTKVSVGPLDQVWTVAESIPGFPTETPGAVCHRLGVGPMQPRGQSWDYGVGGGWEHISVRGNSVEAPRTRHPPAASPRSPLPPQRPAQVNGNAGGV